A segment of the Acidobacteriota bacterium genome:
TTTCTGCTGGCCGAACAGGCGCGCGTCGGGGCCGTGCTGCAACGACTGGCCGCCGCCGAGAACGACGCGCCACCGCGACACACGCTCGCGGTGACGCCGACGACCGTGCCGACGGTGACGATCGCGATCTTCGGACTGCTGGCGGCCGCGTTGACCGCAACACGCGGGCGCGATCGGACGCCGGTCGTTGCGGGCGGATCAGCGATGCGGATGGCGGCGTTGCTGGCACTCGCCCTCTTGCTGCAGCCGGTCGTGATGACGGCGGCCGGATTCATCATCTCGTCAACGCTGCTGTTTGTCGTCACCGCCACGGCCTGGCGCGGGGTCCGGCCGCTGACGCCCGTCATCGCGAGGGACGCGATGGTCGGTGCGGTCTTCACCACGATCATTTACGTCATCTTCAGCACCGGCCTCGGTGTGTCCCTCCCGTAAACTGAAACTGAAACTGAAACTTGTAACTGAAACCTCCAATTTTCAACTCTTCAACTTTCAACTCGCATGGGAGAACTCTGGAACGGCTTTGTCGTCGCGCTGCAGCCCATCAACCTGATGTGGGGGTTGGCCGGCGTCACGCTGGGCACGGCGGTCGGCGTGCTCCCTGGCATTGGACCGGCGCTGACCGTGGCGCTGCTGCTGCCGGTGACCTACGGGCTGGATCCGACCGCAGCGCTGATCATGTTCGCCGGCATCTACTACGGCGCGATGTACGGCGGCTCGACCACCTCGATCCTGCTCAACACGCCGGGCGAGAGCGCCACCATCGTGACGGCGATCGACGGGCACCAGATGGCGCGCAACGGGCGCGCCGGCGCCGCGCTGGCGACCGCGGCGATCGGCTCGTTTGTCGCCGGCACGCTGGCCACGCTCGCGCTGAGCCTGGCCGCGCCGGTGATGGTCCGGCTGGCGCTGGCGTTTGGCTCGGCCGAGTACTTCGCGCTGATGGTGCTCGCGTTCGTGATGGTCACCACCGTGCTCGGCGGCCGCGGCGCCCGGCTGGCCGGCTGGGTCAGCCTGATGCTGGGCCTGGTGCTCGGCAGCGTCGGCATTGACGGCCTGAGCGGACAGGCGCGTTTCACCTTCGGCATTCCGTACCTGCTCGACGGCATCGATCCGGTGATTGTCGCCATTGGCCTGTTCGCCGTCGGCGAGACGTTATGGATGGTGAGCCGCGGTCCGGGCGAGGACCACGTGCTGCCGGTCCGCGGGTCGCTGTGGATGACCGGCGACGAGTGGCGACGGTCGTGGAAGCCGTGGCTGCGCGGTACGGCGCTGGGCTTTCCGATGGGTGCACTGCCGGCGGGCGGCGCCGAGTTGCCGACCTTGATGTCGTACGCGATCGAGAAGCGGCTGGCGGCGAAGCCCGAGGAGTTTGGTCACGGCGCCATCGAAGCCGTCGCCGGTCCCGAGGCCGCGAACAATGCGTCGGCGGCCGGCACGCTGGTGCCGCTGCTCACGCTCGGCCTGCCGACCTCGGCGACCGCCGCCGTGCTGCTCGCCGCGTTCCAGCAGTTCGGCCTGCAGCCGGGTCCGCTGCTGTTCGAGCA
Coding sequences within it:
- a CDS encoding tripartite tricarboxylate transporter permease; translated protein: MGELWNGFVVALQPINLMWGLAGVTLGTAVGVLPGIGPALTVALLLPVTYGLDPTAALIMFAGIYYGAMYGGSTTSILLNTPGESATIVTAIDGHQMARNGRAGAALATAAIGSFVAGTLATLALSLAAPVMVRLALAFGSAEYFALMVLAFVMVTTVLGGRGARLAGWVSLMLGLVLGSVGIDGLSGQARFTFGIPYLLDGIDPVIVAIGLFAVGETLWMVSRGPGEDHVLPVRGSLWMTGDEWRRSWKPWLRGTALGFPMGALPAGGAELPTLMSYAIEKRLAAKPEEFGHGAIEAVAGPEAANNASAAGTLVPLLTLGLPTSATAAVLLAAFQQFGLQPGPLLFEHEPKLVWGVIASLYVGNAMLLVLNLPLVGLWVKLLSIPRPWLYGGILVVASLGAFSVHRSAGDLLLVALIGIIGFGLRRVGAPIAPVMIGLILGPAAEQHLRRALSISQGDWSVFVTRPLSAALLAVAAAIVVFGITRRPTLQSRHETQ